A single genomic interval of Phycisphaerae bacterium harbors:
- a CDS encoding metallophosphoesterase family protein, protein MMYQAGITTLRKIIVRAAFIGLFVSSLPAVAQAPSSAQEAPPRMPAAVQHAPSVMPDRIVLTWTGDTTTTQAVTWRTSTEVSLAYCEVAEAEAGPQFPQRARRVNAVTRVFRCDLSKCHMHRVEMTDLKPATRYVYRVGDGENWSEWFQFRTASAAPERFSFIYLGDGQNDLHSMWSRVVRQAYSDAPRAAFTLHAGDLVTSAESDALWGEWFAAGAWINATVPVIATPGNHDYASTKNQDGTSRRWLSRHWAVQFAFPANGPEGLAESVYYIDYQNCRIISLNSNEKQEEQVGWMDKVLSENKKTWTVITFHHPIFSTAKGRDSTPLRELWKPVFDRHGVDLVLTGHDHTYGRSGLVAPETNVTTGSGERSISGGTVYVVSVSGPKMYDLSPASRAEVRRSAEDTQLYQIVSIDGPVLRYEARTATGDLYDAFTLKKRAGQLNEMIEQVPNVPERRRPAETAKQRRRNGAG, encoded by the coding sequence ATGATGTATCAGGCAGGCATAACGACCTTGCGGAAGATCATCGTTCGGGCAGCATTCATCGGGCTGTTCGTATCATCGCTGCCGGCGGTTGCTCAGGCTCCCAGCTCAGCTCAGGAAGCCCCGCCGCGTATGCCGGCCGCGGTGCAGCATGCGCCTTCAGTCATGCCGGATCGCATCGTGTTGACCTGGACAGGCGACACCACCACGACGCAGGCGGTCACCTGGCGGACCTCAACGGAGGTCAGTCTCGCCTACTGCGAGGTCGCCGAGGCGGAGGCCGGGCCGCAGTTCCCCCAGCGGGCCCGGCGAGTCAACGCCGTCACCCGGGTGTTCAGGTGCGACCTGTCGAAGTGTCACATGCACCGCGTCGAAATGACCGATCTCAAACCTGCAACCAGATACGTGTACCGTGTCGGCGACGGTGAGAACTGGAGCGAGTGGTTCCAGTTCCGCACGGCCTCCGCGGCCCCGGAGCGGTTCTCATTCATTTACTTGGGCGACGGACAGAACGACCTGCACAGCATGTGGTCGCGAGTCGTTCGGCAGGCGTACTCGGACGCGCCTCGTGCGGCCTTCACGCTACATGCAGGGGATCTGGTCACCAGCGCGGAGAGCGACGCCTTGTGGGGCGAGTGGTTCGCCGCCGGGGCGTGGATCAACGCCACGGTCCCGGTCATCGCCACGCCCGGCAACCACGATTACGCCTCGACCAAGAACCAGGACGGAACCAGCCGTCGCTGGTTGTCCCGGCACTGGGCCGTCCAGTTCGCGTTCCCGGCCAATGGGCCGGAGGGACTTGCCGAGTCGGTCTACTACATCGACTACCAGAACTGCCGCATCATTTCGCTCAACTCCAATGAGAAACAAGAGGAACAGGTCGGCTGGATGGACAAGGTGCTTTCCGAGAACAAGAAGACCTGGACGGTGATCACGTTCCACCATCCCATCTTTTCGACGGCCAAGGGCCGGGACAGCACTCCGCTGCGCGAGCTGTGGAAACCCGTGTTCGATCGTCATGGCGTGGACCTGGTGCTGACCGGACACGATCACACCTATGGGCGCAGCGGATTGGTGGCGCCCGAGACAAACGTAACCACGGGGTCCGGTGAGCGCTCAATTTCGGGCGGCACGGTGTACGTGGTGTCGGTGAGCGGCCCGAAGATGTACGATCTCAGTCCCGCATCGCGCGCCGAGGTCCGCCGCTCGGCCGAGGATACCCAGCTTTACCAGATCGTCTCGATCGACGGCCCCGTGTTGCGTTACGAGGCCCGCACGGCCACCGGCGATCTGTACGACGCGTTCACCTTGAAGAAACGAGCCGGCCAGCTCAATGAGATGATCGAGCAGGTGCCCAACGTGCCTGAGCGCCGCCGTCCCGCAGAAACCGCAAAGCAAAGGAGAAGAAATGGGGCCGGTTGA
- a CDS encoding sulfatase-like hydrolase/transferase, protein MRQLSSAVFLLLGLIAATQTANAADLPNVLWISCEDVCPDLGCYGDKYARTPNIDKLAREGIRYTHAFSVSGVCAPSRSAIITGMYPTTISTHHMRCKAVPPACVKCFTEYLRSAGYYCTNNSKTDYNFDAPVTAWDECSNKAHWRNRTPGQPFFSVFNLTVTHESQIRCSPEQFARHMQKVAPEHRHDPAKAVLPPYYPDTPIVRNDWARYYDLITAMDLQLADLLRQLEEDGLADKTIVFFFGDNGRGLPRAKRWLYDSGIHVPLVIRLPDRKDAGTVCDDLISFIDFGPTVLSLAGVKVPAHMQGQPFLGGQRAGPRQYVFAARDRMDETYDIIRSVRDKRFKYIRNFKPGRPYAQYIDYMEKMPTMQEMRRLNKEGTLTGPRKTFFLPEKPEEELYDCINDPHEITNLVNLPEHRERLIEMRKVLEKWMDDTRDLGLIPEEELNERMRPGGRWAVTAAPVMEPPGGSHRGPASITIFCPTEAASIAWTCEEGEQAHWRLYCEPIRLSHTATVRAKAVRLGYKESPEVRAEYRIEQ, encoded by the coding sequence ATGAGACAACTGAGTTCGGCGGTATTCCTGTTGCTTGGCCTGATCGCGGCAACCCAAACCGCCAATGCCGCCGACCTTCCGAACGTCTTGTGGATCTCCTGTGAGGACGTCTGCCCCGATTTGGGCTGTTACGGCGACAAGTACGCCCGGACGCCGAACATCGACAAACTGGCCCGTGAAGGCATTCGCTACACGCATGCGTTCTCGGTTTCCGGCGTTTGCGCCCCCAGTCGTTCGGCCATCATCACGGGCATGTACCCTACCACCATCAGCACGCACCACATGCGATGCAAGGCCGTGCCGCCGGCCTGCGTGAAGTGCTTCACCGAATACCTCCGGTCCGCCGGCTACTACTGCACCAACAACTCCAAGACCGACTACAACTTCGACGCCCCCGTGACCGCGTGGGATGAATGCAGCAACAAGGCCCATTGGCGCAACAGGACGCCGGGGCAGCCGTTTTTCTCCGTGTTCAATCTGACCGTGACCCACGAGAGCCAGATTCGCTGCTCGCCCGAGCAATTCGCCCGGCACATGCAGAAGGTCGCCCCCGAGCATCGCCATGACCCTGCCAAAGCGGTTCTGCCCCCCTACTATCCCGACACCCCGATCGTGCGCAACGACTGGGCCCGCTACTACGATCTGATCACCGCCATGGATCTTCAGTTGGCCGACCTGCTCAGACAACTGGAGGAAGACGGCCTGGCAGACAAAACCATCGTCTTCTTCTTCGGCGACAACGGGCGCGGCCTGCCGAGGGCCAAGCGGTGGCTCTACGACTCGGGAATACACGTTCCGCTGGTGATTCGCCTGCCGGACCGCAAGGATGCCGGCACGGTGTGCGATGACCTGATCAGTTTCATCGATTTCGGGCCCACCGTGCTCTCGCTGGCGGGGGTGAAGGTGCCCGCTCACATGCAGGGGCAGCCGTTCCTCGGCGGGCAGAGGGCCGGGCCTCGCCAATACGTTTTCGCCGCACGCGACCGCATGGACGAGACCTATGACATCATCCGGTCCGTTCGAGACAAGCGGTTCAAGTACATCCGCAACTTCAAGCCCGGGCGTCCTTACGCCCAGTACATCGACTACATGGAAAAGATGCCGACCATGCAGGAGATGCGCCGGCTCAACAAGGAAGGTACGCTGACCGGACCCCGGAAAACCTTCTTCCTGCCCGAAAAACCAGAGGAAGAGCTTTATGACTGCATCAATGACCCGCACGAGATCACGAACCTGGTGAATCTGCCCGAGCACCGCGAGAGACTGATCGAAATGCGCAAGGTCCTGGAGAAATGGATGGACGACACCAGGGACCTTGGTCTGATTCCGGAAGAGGAACTGAACGAGCGCATGCGACCCGGCGGCAGATGGGCCGTGACCGCCGCACCGGTGATGGAACCTCCCGGTGGCAGCCATCGGGGGCCTGCCTCGATCACGATCTTCTGTCCGACCGAGGCGGCATCCATCGCCTGGACCTGTGAAGAGGGCGAGCAAGCTCATTGGAGGCTGTACTGCGAGCCGATCCGGCTGAGTCACACCGCCACCGTCAGAGCCAAGGCTGTCCGGCTCGGGTACAAGGAGAGTCCGGAAGTCCGGGCAGAGTACCGAATCGAGCAATAG